The Candidatus Eisenbacteria bacterium genome includes a window with the following:
- a CDS encoding type IV secretory system conjugative DNA transfer family protein, whose product MNLAYGQPLGGGEARDIELSPPDRLRSVYFIGSSGSGKSSALETLLVQDIHDGVGFGVFDVEDRLVPRVLRHLVDAGREPVLIDPTIGPSRLNVLHVPEGVHPHTVVEGCLQAFRRAWFDSWGARLEDLLRHSLILFVEQGLTIAELPHFLSDAAWRERVAQASQDQRARSYFLDHLRAISQREVRVWVESTRNKAAAFANNPFIQPSIAAEDCLDFQKLMDEGRPLIVNLPETILGDSGKLLAMLIVSRLYQAALQRREGARPWFLYADEFQNFATRSFIDLVTRSRKRGVGSVIAHQTISQPPFDSNPEFLSSLLANTAVHVVMQVGREDAERFAKEIFPASGTEAKRRKKHWMWGDFGDPQFYSVNEEREAQCRELEHQHQRECFVKVKRNDGTEVFVAQSYDLPEPDATQEQGAHLAAEAVTRFAPGAPRDRLARFLAQKRRRAVDEGEQPGEPD is encoded by the coding sequence GTGAACCTGGCCTACGGACAACCGCTCGGCGGTGGGGAGGCTCGGGACATCGAACTCTCCCCTCCCGACCGCCTTCGGTCGGTCTACTTCATCGGCTCCTCCGGCTCCGGCAAGTCGTCAGCGCTCGAGACGCTCTTGGTCCAAGACATCCACGACGGCGTCGGGTTCGGCGTTTTCGACGTGGAGGATCGGTTGGTGCCGCGTGTGCTACGGCATCTGGTCGACGCCGGCAGGGAGCCGGTGCTGATCGACCCAACGATTGGTCCCAGTCGCCTCAACGTCCTTCACGTTCCCGAAGGTGTTCATCCACACACTGTCGTCGAAGGGTGCCTGCAGGCGTTCAGGCGCGCATGGTTCGATTCCTGGGGAGCAAGGCTCGAGGATCTTCTGCGCCATTCGCTCATCCTGTTCGTCGAACAAGGCCTCACTATCGCTGAACTCCCCCACTTCCTCAGCGATGCGGCCTGGCGCGAGCGTGTTGCTCAAGCGTCGCAGGATCAGCGGGCGCGCTCCTACTTTCTCGACCACCTTCGCGCGATTAGTCAGCGCGAGGTGCGTGTCTGGGTCGAGAGCACGCGCAACAAGGCGGCAGCCTTCGCCAACAATCCGTTCATTCAGCCTTCCATCGCCGCGGAGGACTGCCTCGACTTCCAGAAACTCATGGACGAAGGGCGGCCGCTCATCGTCAACCTCCCCGAGACGATTCTCGGCGATTCAGGAAAGCTCTTGGCGATGCTCATCGTGTCGAGGCTTTATCAGGCGGCTCTGCAGCGCCGAGAAGGCGCTCGTCCGTGGTTCCTGTACGCCGACGAGTTTCAGAACTTCGCAACTCGTTCGTTCATCGACCTGGTGACCAGGAGCCGCAAGCGCGGCGTCGGATCGGTCATAGCTCACCAGACGATCAGTCAGCCGCCGTTCGACAGCAATCCCGAGTTCCTCTCCTCTCTCCTCGCGAACACTGCGGTCCATGTGGTCATGCAAGTGGGGCGCGAGGATGCGGAGCGATTCGCGAAGGAGATCTTCCCCGCCTCCGGCACCGAAGCAAAGCGCAGGAAGAAGCACTGGATGTGGGGCGACTTCGGCGACCCGCAGTTCTACTCGGTCAACGAAGAACGCGAAGCACAGTGCCGCGAACTAGAGCATCAGCATCAGCGCGAGTGCTTCGTGAAGGTGAAGCGAAATGACGGTACAGAGGTCTTCGTGGCTCAGTCCTACGACCTACCTGAGCCTGACGCCACGCAGGAGCAGGGAGCGCACCTCGCGGCAGAGGCCGTCACCAGGTTCGCTCCAGGAGCCCCACGCGACCGTCTGGCGCGATTTCTGGCGCAGAAGCGTCGCAGAGCCGTGGACGAGGGAGAGCAGCCAGGAGAGCCCGACTAG